The Metarhizium brunneum chromosome 3, complete sequence DNA window GCCGCCAGCACGGTTACCAGGATTCGTCAAGTGCAAGGCGTATGAGACATCTCAGCATGACGTTGTGTCATGTATGACCCAAGCATGCAGAAGGCGGAGGAGTGTTTGCAGTAACGGTTTTATAATGGTATTCTCGAATTTGCCAAAGAGCCGAGAGCCAATGCTGAACAATGCTAGCGTTGTACGACGCGACACGTCTGGAACCATGCGGGCGGCCAACGGCGAATGAGCAATGACACATCATGTGAGGAAGAGGCTGCTTGTCAACCTGGTCTTTGGGATGGCGGTTAACAGATCCACAGATCTGATCGAAAGCACACTGACCAGcaattaattatttatactaCCCATACATATTCACATGAACCTTGTACATAGACCCTGTAAGTGCAACTCTGGCCAGGGTTGAAGAGGGTGGGAATTCGGGTCCTGTAAGGTCAGGGTCGTGCATGAAGAAGTGTTGGCGGGCTTGCGTCCCTCCCAACAGTCTGGTTCACTGAAAACGTACCTGGTGGAAGTGACGAATGGTAGCATCTTGTATGGGCTGAGATCAGCTGccgtccttttttttttttttttttggtgtggTCAATAGTTTCCATCCCTGCCACTCCGTAATACTCCAACCTCGGCGTTCGCAGTAACGTTGCCAAGTCGCCGTGGAACTGAAAACAGACCACTTAAGGTTAATCCCACCGACCCCGAGCTCGGTCGGCACTTGTATCCAGATGAGGAAAGACGGGCGCTTTTGATATCGAAAAactgcggccaaggcggacGAGAGTATACATATTGTAACAGAGTCTGATCAAGAAGAACTCTCGTGTGTACTTGGACAATGTGATTGTGGAATAATGACAGAGGTGGATTCTCCATGTTTACcagtaagtacctacctaggtaggtacttggtaCCTCACGGACCGCAAGTGCCGTAGGATATCTTGCAAGGGCCTGGTTCCAAACCACGGTACCTACGTACGTACAACATATACCGGCCCAGGCAACCAGGCACCCAGGCAGGCGGGTACGGCaggtactactactagtagttgAAACATTCGAGCCGAAAGAATCCATCCACTGCGAGGCGTGGTAGACGGAAGCAAGGCGAGCAGTGAGCACTCACTTAGACTGCCACCTGGGGTGGTCGATTCCAAAGCACTTGCCAAATTGCACTACGCGGTATGCAATGTGCAATATGGAAAATCACGGTATGCACCTGCCAGAATTAGGCCGTTTGGTTTTCTCGACGCAACTACCTGGGCATTTTCGCCGCCTTGATTCTTCCCGGTAATCTATATACGAACCGAACCAACTCCGATCCCGCACACTTGGTCGTTGAAGACTTGCTCTCTCCCATTTTATCTCCTACAATACTGCTGAAGCATACCCGGTTCTTACTTGATCTTCCAAAGCAAATTCGTATCGTGAACGAGGCTCTCCGTATCTTCCTGACTCATAGGTTCTATCGTTGCTTGATTTGCATTATGGCTACGGAAGCATCGACTGATGCAGCCGGCGAAGATCTGGTGTGCGCCAGAGCAACCCCAAAACAGAGAACACGTCATTTCGAAAACACCAGCCAAATGTGGGCAGCACCGCTATCCCTTCCGCAGTATCTGCACATGCAGAATCAGCTAGCTAAAAGCGCTGACAATGTGGCAACCACGCAATATTGGGTCCTGTTCAAGCCATCTGACCCGGACACCATCATGTCTAGCTGCAGCGTGTACCTGCGAGAGGCAATCGTGAACAGCGGAAGGGGTATGGAGCCTGTCAAGGCAGCCGTAATCACCGACATATTTACGCATTCAGAATTTAGAAGGAATGGGATGGCAACCAGGTTGCTGACCAAGGTGAAAGAGGCGCTGGACGGCATGGAAAAGGAGCGCGTAGGGTTCAGCATTATTTACAGCGGCGTGAATACCGAACTATACGACAGACTGGGTTAGAAGCCTCAGACCGCGCACCAACAACGCATAAGCTATGGCAGTAAGCATATGGTAAAGCCGCCAGACGATGAGGAAGTGAGGCAACTCTCACCGGAAGACCTCGCCGAGCTCTGTCTTCAGGAGGTCAACACAGCAAAGCTTCAGCTCTCGGCTCTTCGAGTTACCCAGAAAACGTTTGCACAGGTCTTGGGCACAAATGATGTTTTGAAATGGCATTTTGTGAGATCATTGATATTAAGACGGCATTTAGGATCTACCAAGTCCCAGGAGAAGACGGCTATGAATGGAGTTTTATACCAAAACATGAGAGGCATAACGGCGTGGGCTTGGTGGGTTCACGACTATCGTTCACGCAAGCTCTTTATCGGTCAAATTGGCACAGCTCGACTTCAGGGCATGGAAGAACCGATTGCAAAGATTCTCCATGTGGCCGTTGCAGAAGCATGCGCACACGGTCTGAGAGAGGTTGTAATGTGGGAACCAACAGCCCAAGTCGCAGAAGCAGGAGGCTTGCTTGCCGACCGACTGGGAGCTGGCGTTCAAGTTATTTTTAAGGAACGGTTTGACGACATTCCATGTGTTCGGTTACATGAGAAGAATGAACGCGAGGCAGCATTGGTTTCGCCTCAGTTTTACACATGGTGTTAGATCCATGCCCGAGTTTGCACACAACAAACAGCTAATAGTATAACAACATTTCGCAACTATGCTTCCAAAATTACGCACTGTTCATGGCCGCATCTTATTCACAGAGCTGGAGCTCTCTTGAATCTTATCATTTGTAATGTGACACGTGTACATGTTAAGGCCAGTCAGGTGCATGTTGAACTAGAAAAATGATTCCAGCTTTGCACTCAGCCACGAGTCTTTCAGTCGACCCTACGATTCAGCCAAGTGTACAATCCGTCGATACACCAGGACACATAGAGAGTCGTGGCGAGTTCACCCTTGTGCCAATTCAACACGTCAATCCGCCGACTCAATTACGAAAACCCAGTTATCCCTGCCATCATGGTAGTCAGAAGTGGCCTTTCCCCCGCTGTAGTATCCTCAATGCACCGCTCATCAAGCTGCCCTCTCAAACGGGTGTTGGAGACAACACGAAAAGCCGAAAACTAGGCTGACTTATCGTCTCGCAAATGATTCGGAGAGCGGGATAGGCACTGTAGTCTGTTGGCCAGCGAGGCGACGTACAGAAGAGATGACAACACGACCCAGAACGCCACGGTGGCAGCTATAGGGCATCAAACTAAATGATGCGAATGCTGAGAATCGTTCCAAGGCCCGCTGAGTGGCATCAAATGACCGACATTGAATAGAGAGATGTCGACGGCGGCCATTATTCAGGTCAGACGCACCACTTTCCTGCGTCTGGTGCCTCGGCGCTAAGATGCAGGGCTAGAGATGAGTGACAGTGCCATCATCGTTGGAGTGAGTATCTGGAATGGGATCTGGGACGAGCTCCTATTGCATGCATCACTTGGTCCCTAAGTTAGCATATTCGTCTCGATATGCCACACACCATCCCTTGGCGACTGCTCGTCTTGCAACAGTATAATCCAAAATGCAGGTTATACCCTCAAACACAAGGCGCAATATCGAGATGAAGAAATGTCTATTCCCAATCAATACACTGCGAAACGCCGTCTAATCCACCATtactcctcctcatcctccgGCGGTGCTTCTATGGACAGCAAAAAAACCTTGTGCCCAGTTTTCGCTGCGCCCTCCTTCGAGCTTGCCTCCGCAACCTTCTTCTCACACTCGTCccccttcttgtccttggtcGTGTCCACGATGCCATCCTCCAACAATCCTATCGTCGTGATAGCATTCCCCTCCCCGTCCAAATCAACAACCACATCCACGGTATCCAGGCTTCCATCCTCCGTATACTTGCACATATCCTTCCATTCCCCTCTGGCCAGGGCCGTAATCACCATCGACCCCAAAACACCCGGAACGAGATACAATAGCGCCGGCTGTCCGTGCTTAAAAACCAACAGCATAGTTAGCGTTACCGCCATGCCGAGCGTGTATCCTACCATGGAAGCGTAGAAGTATGTCTTGGGGAATCGAGCGCCTGCCAACTCAACCGGCAATTCTGATGGACTTGAGAGGAAAAAGTTCTCGCGAGTCCAGAGACCTTCACCCCATTTGTTCTTGACGTCGACATAACGAGCCTTGACTTCTTTGTGCTTGGTTTCGCTACGACGGACGATTTCTCCAGAGGAGTCGTCTTTTGTGACAATAGTCAGGTCAGTTGGCTCATACTTGATTTTGCGGACGTAGTGTAGCCAGAGGTCGAGACGAAGTGCCCAGGCGATGACCATGCCGGGGATAACAATGtctccaagaccaaggatGCTCTTGCGCGATGCGACCTCGAACGTGAGTTTGATAGGAACCTCGAGGGTTGTGGCAACGGTGATCATATAAGGGCTTCTGGCTGTTAGCTTGAGTCAATGAACAAGGGGTCCGATCAGCAAGCACTCACGTATAAAACACCATGACAACATCATAAAAAAACAGCCCCCACAGCACCAGGCTGCCCGTCAAAAAATCCGTCGGtgagaggagaagaaaactCCCATAACACATGCCATACCCGAGCATATTTGACAAAAAGGTGGAATTCGTCGAAAAGTACACCAGCGCCGTGGCCAACGACAAAAACAGGGCCATCATGTGCGAAAATCGAATCTTGGTCGCCTCCTCTCCCACCCCATGAATAAACAGCTTTATCGTCCAGTGCCTGGTGAGCAGACCTCTGAGCTCCCAGACCGCCTTCCGTGCTCTCTCCGTAACAGAAAACACACTGAAAATGCCAGGCAATGGATTCTTTTCCGTCACAGCGCCGGCGTTTCCAAAGTCATCGCATACGTGGACCGTTTTGCGGCGCTGGTCAACTCGACGGAGGGACCCATTCCTTCCGCGCCAATAACTCGGAAATACGAAGGAAGTGACTAGGTCCATGCCGTGTGCGTAAAGGGTCAGAATACTAGCCATTGACGCCGCGGTCATGTAGTACCTCAGTATCTTGTTTAAGATGGCTGGGTCCTTAAGCCATTGAATGAGATAGTACAGCCCGACAAGCACAATGCCCGCCATGACAGGAAACATGATTGCGTCAGAGGGTTCAAGCCCTTGTGAGAAGCGGTCATCATCGTCTGACTTTTGGCCGGGATGCTTCTTTTTGGGGGGTGTGGCGGATGGGGGACGGCGGATGGCAGCATGAGAACCTAGATAGATGATTCCCAAGGCGGACACGACGAGTTTGAGTTCGAGGACCACAAAGTCGAGGTCTTGGAGGAATGCGAGTGGTGATGTGGACGCTGTTGTGACGTTGGCAGTAGTGTTGAGGGTGTCGAGGGGGCCTGCTAAGGCTGTTGTTGTGTTTGATgccatggtgatggtgctgtTTGCTATCAACTTTGAAGCACCGAGCAATGTGAGGTGCGTAAAATGGTCGTCTCGATGCCGCTGGTTGGCTAGTCCATTGTCTGCTGCTCCGAACGCAGAATGATAGAACACCTATGGGATTTGAAGAATTGATATCGTAAAAGACAGCGGGTGTGGCTGCGCTCTGATCGTAAAGGCAAGCCAGAGACGGGGGCCGTGCATGTGGTGATGTGTTCGGTCCAAGTTTGACACCTAGGGTTTGCTCTTGCTGACATTGGTGCATTCAATGCTCAGGCCCACGCGCCGCCTGGCAGTTCAATCCATCTTCACTGCCGGCACAATCAGTCAAGTCCTCAGTGCTGCATATATGGTGAAAGCCACAGGGCCTTAAgccactactccgtacccaaaccaaccagacatgaaCCAATCTATTGATAGCAcccctgccgccgccggggcgtgaattgctcggcgggctcactctgCAGCTGCATGCACTCCAAATCGACAACCTCGTCATCCCCTGTACTCTAGCTGTACACAACTTCACGCCCCCGAAATCTGTAGGAAATTCACCGCCCTAATCACCGCGCTGTGTCTGCTAAGCATAGCCAAAGCTCAGCCAAATACTGGTTGTTCTCGGTTCCTCCTTACGCTCGCACCCCACGCCGTGGTTGGGTGGGAAGCACGCCATCTTTGGCAGGGCCAAGGGGGGCATGGGTGTCGTGAAGAGAGTGCGAACGGTGAGGGCCGGGGCACAGGACCGGCCGCTGGACGAGGTCCAAATCGTTTAGGGGAGGTTACtggatgaagaggatgacgagTTGGGCCATTTCTAATTTGGGTGATGAAGAAGTAATTGGAAAGTACATTGACTGTGGTATTCGGGGAACAATGGAGTTTGGAGTCGCACAGGGGTTTCACGGTTTGATTAAATATGACAATATTTCGCATAATTAGAGAATAGAAGTGTGAGCTCTATTCATCCCCAACCcattttatatttaagcaACTCAAATCTGCCAGACGCAAAACTGTAAAAGACACCCAACGCCATGGACCAATTGCTGTCCGTGAATGCTAAGAATATCCCCCAGGCCCGTAGCCAAAGTTCCGGCCGCTCGCCTGATGCAGTAGGGTTCTGAAAATAATACAAAAGTAATTCTCCACTGCCCCCTCGGGCATCAAGAACGACGAAGAGATGGTTTTTCTATATCCATGTGATTGTTTTGTATCCAAGCGTGATGGCCATTCGTGGCCAAGCTATCCGTCCACCGGGTATGTGGCATGTGTCTTGTCAAGGACGTTATCGTTTGCAAGTTTACAGCAAGGCGTGTTGTGCAGGACCGACTTGGCGTGAATGGTGTAGCCAAGCCGCTTCACCGCCATCTACTTTCCTGGCGGTGATGACATTGTATCTGATATTTCAGACATGCCATCAATATCTCTCTTCGGCAATGGCGATGTTTGAATCGGTTTGGAGGCTTTGATCTTCTTCACTGGACTCCCATTTTTGGCTGGTTTTGGCGTCCCCTTGCCGTTGGTGGAAGCCGGGGACGAGTTCTCCAATTTGTGCTCCTGACTCAATTGGGACGATCCCTTGGACTTCTCCTTTTTAAGTGTTGGCTTCGTCTTGATAATGACCTTTTTGGTCAGGTTAGGGGTAGccttcaacttcttcttttgATGGCTCGCGTCAGAGTCTTCATTCTCCTCGCTGGCGTCTCGTTTCCTGGGGCTAGCAGCGCGAGAGCCAGGGGCTGGTGTCGCCTTTtgtgatgatggaggagtGGAATCGTTTTGGGAATTGCCATTGAGCTTCTGGGCTGCAGCCCGGCTGGCGTTTCGGCCGCTGTTGCCAATACACGAGCCCATGTGGTTATTCAGCCGGGTGACGAGAATACAGCGCTTGCATTTACTGCACGTGGCGGACGGAAATGAAAGCACATTCGGCGGTCGCTGCTCTGGAGTGccatcttctttcttctctacgtccttcttcttcttgcctcGTCCTGGGCCGGGCGCTACCCAGCTTTGACCGTAGATGTCGCATCCGGGTTTGTCAATGTATGGGTGTTTCTTGCAGTAGATGACGGCCGGGTCGGGCTTTTGCGCGCCTTTGCCATCCGTCGGGTGTAATAACCGGGGTAAATGACACTTGGGGCAAAGGATATCCTGTATGGTCTGGAGCGGGTTGCCCTTGAGTAGAACTCTGCCTTCCTCGTAGACGGCAGAATCAGTTTCGACTCGAATGTCGGGTCTCGAATCGGGTGAAGAGCTATCTGAAGCGTCGGAAGCTGCCTTTTCGACTTGAattgctgctgttgttgctttTGCAGTCTTTTCTTCGCGATGCGTCTTCATGACTAAATCGGAAATGACATTGTAGAGCACATCGTCAAGCACCGAATGAACCTAGAGAGGGGAGCACAGCAGAATCAAATGTCAGCGCAAGGTTGTCGCCAGTGTATGCGGTCATGAAGCTGAAAATGTGGCACtgcccatggccagcatctGGGCATTCGATAGCAATGGCCCTTTCTGGAAGCGAGGGAGCAACAGGCACTCCTCGGTAACAATGGGCATGGTGTGGACGGGTGGCTAGGGGCGTGTGTGCTTGGTcatgatgacggtgatgccgatggcgatgatCTTGGTGCCGTCCGATACAAGCGAAAAAGGAAGAGTAGGGAGAGCCCGGAAAAGTACTACAGGCAAAAGGGCGACTTACCAGCTTGTCCACACTGGAAGCATCATCACGAGCGCGAATGATGCCGGCCCGCCCAGTGGTCTCGTTCATGATGGCGACTGCCTCGCTGGCCTCTATCCGGCCGAAATGGGTCGCGACAAAATAAAGCAAATCAGGTGCCGGTCAGCGCCTTGGGGATTAAGGGAAGAGGCTGAGATTTTTCGGGCGGCCCTGGCACCCCCGTGTAACGGAGTAACGGAGTCGTGTGATGATGGCCGACTAGTCCCGAGTGACAGTGACGGGGTGGAATTAAGGTCTCGATCGGGGGAATCTGACAATCGCTGAACCGCTCCCTCGCTCGTTGggctgcttggctgctgGGCACCACGCACTGAATGACTGGGCACTGGGGTCGGATAGGGAATAATAGGTGccacgaaaaaaaagacagtgGTTAAACTCGAACGACGGGTCGGGTTTAGACAGCTGGGCCGGGAAAAGGGTGTGGCAGCCACCAATGAAAATGCGGATGCCGCTCAATGCTGATGGCAGAGATGCAGCATGTGGTGGATAACCTTGCCTTGGCCGGGGGGATCAGGCTGTGATTAAAAATAACCCCCGATGAATGGTCATGAATGGTCGGGGCTCAGGCTGTCGGCCGAGTGGTGATTCTGGAGAATGCAAGCTGTTGTTAGTGATGATTTTCTGCCTCGATgcgatgctgctgctgatgccgctgctgatgctgatgctgatgacgGGCAATGGTCAATCAAGCACATGCAGCCGTTGAGATGAGGAGCGGCCCACGACTTTTGCAGTGTCTGGCCGAAG harbors:
- the SPP1 gene encoding Signal peptide peptidase 1, which translates into the protein MASNTTTALAGPLDTLNTTANVTTASTSPLAFLQDLDFVVLELKLVVSALGIIYLGSHAAIRRPPSATPPKKKHPGQKSDDDDRFSQGLEPSDAIMFPVMAGIVLVGLYYLIQWLKDPAILNKILRYYMTAASMASILTLYAHGMDLVTSFVFPSYWRGRNGSLRRVDQRRKTVHVCDDFGNAGAVTEKNPLPGIFSVFSVTERARKAVWELRGLLTRHWTIKLFIHGVGEEATKIRFSHMMALFLSLATALVYFSTNSTFLSNMLGYGMCYGSFLLLSPTDFLTGSLVLWGLFFYDVVMVFYTSPYMITVATTLEVPIKLTFEVASRKSILGLGDIVIPGMVIAWALRLDLWLHYVRKIKYEPTDLTIVTKDDSSGEIVRRSETKHKEVKARYVDVKNKWGEGLWTRENFFLSSPSELPVELAGARFPKTYFYASMVGYTLGMAVTLTMLLVFKHGQPALLYLVPGVLGSMVITALARGEWKDMCKYTEDGSLDTVDVVVDLDGEGNAITTIGLLEDGIVDTTKDKKGDECEKKVAEASSKEGAAKTGHKVFLLSIEAPPEDEEE